A single genomic interval of Puntigrus tetrazona isolate hp1 chromosome 1, ASM1883169v1, whole genome shotgun sequence harbors:
- the dennd1c gene encoding DENN domain-containing protein 1B isoform X1 gives MGSRIKENPEKTFYWFFQASCPIARDKDPGVLFQFPEDFSDEESLQSLPRFCFPYDIERVKDTVAVQHFSFVLTDLEGCQRFGFCRLTSSSQSCLCILSYLPWFEVFYKLLNNLADYSTKGQTNEMKELLSVLYKHPVPPANGSITLQMGGKLMIGRKMPGICGHAPKREESEGIPYFIAPDPKALPSIPESRNLTELVVAVDVGNLLQLYASMLFERRILFYCSKLSTLTACIHACNGMLYPMYWQHIFIPVLPPHLLDYCCAPMPYLIGIHSSLSERVRSRALEDVVILNVDSNTLESPHEDLKKIPADVVAGLKVRLKKQAAAAGSGVAHAFLRAQALLFGGYRDALQPSDEGPVVFCNELFLSHKSQSMREFLESAVHLQCFKEFIDGRVKMLDQGKEPDDVFEEEVLQCGASSGASKLRRQWVGNLKKGGGALIVTWKTTANKATKFGLKNLLSSKDSSEPHMLQRGGSVCGAHTYRLIQSDCLQNRLPITQHFGRSRPRRPARKHHRHQGNDQQTEDGNAAYEDSATEGPEQCSGASDLQEDDDDDDDDDDLSLVADPEEMDLLGEIFDTLSAQSSREPGLLYGTRSLDLFSSDSSEFITHKSLTNPSQESLSPSFGNSGSLMSWEEEGLEEGPVFEGEGPHLPIDKPQNELNELEKDLNELGENLCSDLQILEEASQDASQDPEVGSQEQEKDSCSKNDGQMNGTTEESLETETEVTERTEMQLDKEELQKERMKTNDLGPNGPTNEGITSAVSLHVTIDKRDELDKKNAEPKSPNILSAVALFQSKSSESPSSRGCDKSLKTPIRTHKISVGPMMGLQAEEQSMKAPASSTSEEQTQPPVKVSELKKRFEQ, from the exons ATGGGCTCCAGGATAAA AGAAAACCCTGAAAAAACGTTCTACTGGTTCTTTCAAGCTTCATGTCCAATTGCCAGAGATAAAG ATCCTGGTGTGCTGTTTCAGTTCCCTGAAGACTTTAGTGATGAG GAGTCCCTGCAGTCCTTGCCTCGCTTCTGCTTCCCTTATGACATAGAGAG ggtgaaggACACCGTTGCCGTGCAGCACTTCTCATTCGTCCTGACCGATCTGGAAGGATGTCAGCGCTTCGGCTTCTGCAGACTCACCTCCAGCTCTCAGAGTTGCTTGTGCATCCTCAG TTATTTGCCCTGGTTTGAGGTCTTCTACAAACTTCTGAATAATCTAGCTGACTACTCAACGAAAGGACAG ACCAATGAGATGAAAGAGCTGCTCTCGGTGCTCTACAAGCACCCCGTGCCTCCAGCCAACGGCTCCATCACGCTGCAGATG GGAGGGAAGCTAATGATTGGACGCAAGATGCCTGGCATCTGTGGACACGCCCCTAAAAGGGAGGAGTCGGAGGGG ATCCCGTACTTCATCGCACCAGATCCCAAAGCCCTGCCTTCTATTCCAGAGAGT AGGAACCTGACGGAGCTGGTGGTGGCGGTGGATGTGGGAAACCTGCTACAGCTCTACGCCAGCATGTTGTTTGAGAGACGGATCCTCTTTTACTGCAGTAAACTCAGCACC ctgaCAGCCTGCATACACGCGTGTAACGGGATGCTGTACCCCATGTACTGGCAGCACATCTTCATCCCAGTGTTGCCTCCTCACCTGCTGGACTACTGCTG CGCACCGATGCCGTACCTCATTGGAATTCACTCCAGTCTGTCAGAG AGAGTGAGGAGTCGAGCTCTGGAGGACGTGGTCATACTGAACGTGGACAGCAACACCCTGGAGTCGCCCCACGAGGACCTGAAAAAGATCCCGGCCGACGTG GTGGCGGGACTGAAGGTCAGGCTGAAAAAACAGGCGGCGGCGGCCGGGTCAGGGGTCGCACACGCTTTCCTCCGAGCCCAGGCTCTGCTGTTCGGAGGATACAGGGACGCCTTACAGCCGTCGGAT GAAGGGCCGGTGGTGTTCTGCAATGAGCTGTTTCTCAGTCATAAGTCTCAAAGCATGAGGGAGTTTCTGGAGAGCGCCGTTCACCTGCAGTGTTTCAAAGAG TTTATTGACGGCCGGGTGAAAATGCTGGACCAGGGCAAAGAGCCAGATGATGTGTTTGAGGAAGAGGTGCTTCAGTGTGGAGCTTCTTCTG GTGCCTCTAAACTGCGACGGCAGTGGGTGGGAAACCTAAAG AAAGGGGGCGGAGCTCTGATTGTGACATGGAAGACTACGGCGAACAAAGCA ACCAAGTTTGGGCTGAAAAACCTCCTGTCATCAAAG GACTCAAGTGAACCTCACATGCTGCAGAGGGGCGGGTCTGTGTGTGGAGCGCACACGTACCGCCTCATCCAATCAGACTGCCTTCAGAATCGTCTACCAATCACACAGCACTTTGGCAGA TCTCGACCGCGTCGGCCGGCACGCAAGCATCACAGACACCAGGGCAATGACCAACAGACAGAGGACGGCAACGCCGCTTATGAGGACAG TGCAACAGAAGGTCCCGAGCAGTGCTCTGGCGCCAGCGACTTAcaggaagatgatgatgatgatgatgatgatgatgatctcTCTCTTGTGGCCGACCCAGAGGAGATGGACCTGCTCGGGGAGATCTTCGACACGCTGAGCGCGCAGAGCTCCAGAGAGCCAGGTTTACTGTACGGCACACGCAGCCTCGACCTCTTCAGCTCCGACAGCAGTGAATTCATCACACAT AAGAGTCTGACCAACCCAAGTCAGGAGAGCCTAAGTCCCTCTTTTGGAAACAGCGGAAGTCTCATGAGCTGGGAGGAGGAGGGGCTAGAGGAGGGGCCTGTTTTTGAGGGGGAGGGGCCTCATCTCCCGATCGACAAGCCACAAAATGAGCTTAACGAATTAGAAAAGGACTTGAACGAGTTAGGGGAAAATCTGTGTTCAGATCTACAAATTCTAGAAGAAGCTTCTCAGGATGCTTCTCAGGATCCCGAAGTGGGTTCTCAGGAGCAGGAAAAGGACAGCTGTTCGAAAAATGATGGACAAATGAACGGAACAACGGAGGAAAGCTTGGAAACTGAGACAGAAGTTACAGAGAGGACAGAGATGCAACTCGACAAAGAAGAACTCCAGAAAGAGCGTATGAAGACAAATGACTTGGGCCCAAACGGACCGACAAATGAAGGAATCACCTCCGCCGTTTCACTCCATGTAACGATAGACAAAAGAGACGAGCTAGATAAGAAGAACGCTGAACCTAAATCACCGAACATTTTGTCTGCTGTAGCTTTGTTCCAGTCCAAGTCCTCTGAGTCTCCTAGTTCCCGAGGGTGCGATAAATCTCTAAAAACTCCCATCAGAACCCACAAAATCAGTGTGGGTCCAATGATGGGCCTGCAGGCTGAAGAACAAAGCATGAAAGCGCCCGCTTCATCAACATCAGAAGAACAAACCCAGCCTCCTGTTAAAGtctcagagctgaagaagaGATTTGAACAATAG
- the dennd1c gene encoding DENN domain-containing protein 1B isoform X2, giving the protein MGSRIKENPEKTFYWFFQASCPIARDKDPGVLFQFPEDFSDEESLQSLPRFCFPYDIERVKDTVAVQHFSFVLTDLEGCQRFGFCRLTSSSQSCLCILSYLPWFEVFYKLLNNLADYSTKGQTNEMKELLSVLYKHPVPPANGSITLQMIPYFIAPDPKALPSIPESRNLTELVVAVDVGNLLQLYASMLFERRILFYCSKLSTLTACIHACNGMLYPMYWQHIFIPVLPPHLLDYCCAPMPYLIGIHSSLSERVRSRALEDVVILNVDSNTLESPHEDLKKIPADVVAGLKVRLKKQAAAAGSGVAHAFLRAQALLFGGYRDALQPSDEGPVVFCNELFLSHKSQSMREFLESAVHLQCFKEFIDGRVKMLDQGKEPDDVFEEEVLQCGASSGASKLRRQWVGNLKKGGGALIVTWKTTANKATKFGLKNLLSSKDSSEPHMLQRGGSVCGAHTYRLIQSDCLQNRLPITQHFGRSRPRRPARKHHRHQGNDQQTEDGNAAYEDSATEGPEQCSGASDLQEDDDDDDDDDDLSLVADPEEMDLLGEIFDTLSAQSSREPGLLYGTRSLDLFSSDSSEFITHKSLTNPSQESLSPSFGNSGSLMSWEEEGLEEGPVFEGEGPHLPIDKPQNELNELEKDLNELGENLCSDLQILEEASQDASQDPEVGSQEQEKDSCSKNDGQMNGTTEESLETETEVTERTEMQLDKEELQKERMKTNDLGPNGPTNEGITSAVSLHVTIDKRDELDKKNAEPKSPNILSAVALFQSKSSESPSSRGCDKSLKTPIRTHKISVGPMMGLQAEEQSMKAPASSTSEEQTQPPVKVSELKKRFEQ; this is encoded by the exons ATGGGCTCCAGGATAAA AGAAAACCCTGAAAAAACGTTCTACTGGTTCTTTCAAGCTTCATGTCCAATTGCCAGAGATAAAG ATCCTGGTGTGCTGTTTCAGTTCCCTGAAGACTTTAGTGATGAG GAGTCCCTGCAGTCCTTGCCTCGCTTCTGCTTCCCTTATGACATAGAGAG ggtgaaggACACCGTTGCCGTGCAGCACTTCTCATTCGTCCTGACCGATCTGGAAGGATGTCAGCGCTTCGGCTTCTGCAGACTCACCTCCAGCTCTCAGAGTTGCTTGTGCATCCTCAG TTATTTGCCCTGGTTTGAGGTCTTCTACAAACTTCTGAATAATCTAGCTGACTACTCAACGAAAGGACAG ACCAATGAGATGAAAGAGCTGCTCTCGGTGCTCTACAAGCACCCCGTGCCTCCAGCCAACGGCTCCATCACGCTGCAGATG ATCCCGTACTTCATCGCACCAGATCCCAAAGCCCTGCCTTCTATTCCAGAGAGT AGGAACCTGACGGAGCTGGTGGTGGCGGTGGATGTGGGAAACCTGCTACAGCTCTACGCCAGCATGTTGTTTGAGAGACGGATCCTCTTTTACTGCAGTAAACTCAGCACC ctgaCAGCCTGCATACACGCGTGTAACGGGATGCTGTACCCCATGTACTGGCAGCACATCTTCATCCCAGTGTTGCCTCCTCACCTGCTGGACTACTGCTG CGCACCGATGCCGTACCTCATTGGAATTCACTCCAGTCTGTCAGAG AGAGTGAGGAGTCGAGCTCTGGAGGACGTGGTCATACTGAACGTGGACAGCAACACCCTGGAGTCGCCCCACGAGGACCTGAAAAAGATCCCGGCCGACGTG GTGGCGGGACTGAAGGTCAGGCTGAAAAAACAGGCGGCGGCGGCCGGGTCAGGGGTCGCACACGCTTTCCTCCGAGCCCAGGCTCTGCTGTTCGGAGGATACAGGGACGCCTTACAGCCGTCGGAT GAAGGGCCGGTGGTGTTCTGCAATGAGCTGTTTCTCAGTCATAAGTCTCAAAGCATGAGGGAGTTTCTGGAGAGCGCCGTTCACCTGCAGTGTTTCAAAGAG TTTATTGACGGCCGGGTGAAAATGCTGGACCAGGGCAAAGAGCCAGATGATGTGTTTGAGGAAGAGGTGCTTCAGTGTGGAGCTTCTTCTG GTGCCTCTAAACTGCGACGGCAGTGGGTGGGAAACCTAAAG AAAGGGGGCGGAGCTCTGATTGTGACATGGAAGACTACGGCGAACAAAGCA ACCAAGTTTGGGCTGAAAAACCTCCTGTCATCAAAG GACTCAAGTGAACCTCACATGCTGCAGAGGGGCGGGTCTGTGTGTGGAGCGCACACGTACCGCCTCATCCAATCAGACTGCCTTCAGAATCGTCTACCAATCACACAGCACTTTGGCAGA TCTCGACCGCGTCGGCCGGCACGCAAGCATCACAGACACCAGGGCAATGACCAACAGACAGAGGACGGCAACGCCGCTTATGAGGACAG TGCAACAGAAGGTCCCGAGCAGTGCTCTGGCGCCAGCGACTTAcaggaagatgatgatgatgatgatgatgatgatgatctcTCTCTTGTGGCCGACCCAGAGGAGATGGACCTGCTCGGGGAGATCTTCGACACGCTGAGCGCGCAGAGCTCCAGAGAGCCAGGTTTACTGTACGGCACACGCAGCCTCGACCTCTTCAGCTCCGACAGCAGTGAATTCATCACACAT AAGAGTCTGACCAACCCAAGTCAGGAGAGCCTAAGTCCCTCTTTTGGAAACAGCGGAAGTCTCATGAGCTGGGAGGAGGAGGGGCTAGAGGAGGGGCCTGTTTTTGAGGGGGAGGGGCCTCATCTCCCGATCGACAAGCCACAAAATGAGCTTAACGAATTAGAAAAGGACTTGAACGAGTTAGGGGAAAATCTGTGTTCAGATCTACAAATTCTAGAAGAAGCTTCTCAGGATGCTTCTCAGGATCCCGAAGTGGGTTCTCAGGAGCAGGAAAAGGACAGCTGTTCGAAAAATGATGGACAAATGAACGGAACAACGGAGGAAAGCTTGGAAACTGAGACAGAAGTTACAGAGAGGACAGAGATGCAACTCGACAAAGAAGAACTCCAGAAAGAGCGTATGAAGACAAATGACTTGGGCCCAAACGGACCGACAAATGAAGGAATCACCTCCGCCGTTTCACTCCATGTAACGATAGACAAAAGAGACGAGCTAGATAAGAAGAACGCTGAACCTAAATCACCGAACATTTTGTCTGCTGTAGCTTTGTTCCAGTCCAAGTCCTCTGAGTCTCCTAGTTCCCGAGGGTGCGATAAATCTCTAAAAACTCCCATCAGAACCCACAAAATCAGTGTGGGTCCAATGATGGGCCTGCAGGCTGAAGAACAAAGCATGAAAGCGCCCGCTTCATCAACATCAGAAGAACAAACCCAGCCTCCTGTTAAAGtctcagagctgaagaagaGATTTGAACAATAG